One genomic region from Oncorhynchus gorbuscha isolate QuinsamMale2020 ecotype Even-year linkage group LG13, OgorEven_v1.0, whole genome shotgun sequence encodes:
- the LOC123993601 gene encoding syntaxin-5-like, which produces MTCRDRTNEFQSACKSLQSRQNGVQHTKPALSALKQRSDFTLMAKRIGKDLSNTFAKLEKLTILAKRRSLFDDKAVEIEELTYIIKQDINSLNKQIAQLQDLIRSRGAPSGRHIQTHSNTIVISLQSKLASMSNDFKSVLEVRTENLKQQKNRREQFSQRHVSSPLHANNFKSSVLMQDESRSMGAEVAINMDNQSNPLQLQLIDEQDSYIQSRADTMQNIESTIVELGSIFQQLAHMVKEQEETVQRIDANVEDTQLNVDMAHTEILKYFQSVSSNRWLMVKIFLVLIVFFIVFVVFLA; this is translated from the exons aatGGTGTTCAGCACACCAAGCCAGCCCTCAGTGCTCTCAAGCAACGCAGTGACTTCACCCTCATGGCCAA GAGAATAGGGAAGGACTTgagtaatacatttgctaaactAGAGAAACTCACTATAT TGGCTAAAAGAAGATCTCTATTTGATGACAAGGCAGTGGAGATTGAAGAGTTAACCTACATCATCAAGCAG GACATTAACAGCCTGAACAAGCAGATTGCCCAGCTGCAGGATCTGATTCGTTCACGCGGAGCGCCCAGCGGCAGACACATCCAGACCCATTCCAACACCATCGTCATCTCCCTGCAG TCCAAACTGGCGTCTATGTCCAATGACTTCAAGTCAGTTCTAGAAGTAAGAACGGAG AACCTGAAGCAGcagaagaacaggagagaacagttcTCTCAGCGTcacgtctcttctcctctccacgcCAACAACTTCA agaGTTCAGTGTTGATGCAGGATGAGTCCAGGAGTATGGGGGCTGAGGTGGCCATCAACATGGACAACCAGTCTAACCCTCTACAGCTCCAGCTCATTGATGAGCAG gactcATACATCCAGAGCCGTGCAGACACCATGCAGAACATTGAGAGCACCATCGTAGAGCTGGGCTCTATCTTTCAGCAGCTGGCTCACATggtgaaggagcaggaggagacagtacagag GATTGATGCTAACGTGGAGGACACTCAGCTCAACGTGGACATGGCTCACACGGAGATCCTCAAGTACTTCCAGTCTGTGTCCTCCAACCGCTGGCTCATGGTCAAGATCTTCCTCGTCCTCATCGTGTTCTTCATCGTCTTTGTGGTCTTCCTCGCCTGA